One region of Chryseobacterium muglaense genomic DNA includes:
- a CDS encoding helix-turn-helix domain-containing protein produces the protein MEKLAHASLEDFYLEMTKGLGKDMESIFPKGLHKDIGHFNVFDIAKTLANVKKTSEMPYNRRKYYKISLIRGKNRAEYADKVISIKKNALLFATPKVPYHYVPEDENQSGNFCVFTVDFFTKNSSKNILEDLPLFQPGTIPVFEIEDELADEIDLLFGKIKKEIDSDYEFKYDLIRNYVSELIHYGQKLQPAEKVGNSHNAVVRVVSLFIELLERQFPIESSSQRIQLKVAKDFADRLSIHVNYLNKNLKEKTGKTTTEFIADRLIQEAKILLKQTNWNVSEISYALGFEEVAHFSNFFKRKTSLAPMEFRA, from the coding sequence ATGGAAAAACTAGCTCATGCTTCTTTGGAAGATTTTTATCTTGAAATGACCAAAGGATTGGGAAAAGACATGGAAAGCATCTTTCCGAAAGGCCTTCATAAGGATATTGGTCATTTTAATGTGTTTGATATTGCGAAGACCCTTGCCAATGTAAAGAAGACTTCCGAAATGCCTTATAACAGGAGAAAATATTATAAAATCAGTTTAATTAGAGGGAAAAATAGGGCAGAATATGCAGATAAAGTGATTTCCATAAAAAAGAACGCTTTGCTTTTTGCAACCCCGAAAGTTCCTTATCATTATGTACCTGAAGATGAGAATCAGTCTGGGAATTTCTGTGTTTTTACGGTTGATTTTTTTACTAAAAATTCTTCGAAAAATATTCTCGAAGATTTACCTTTATTTCAACCGGGAACTATTCCTGTTTTCGAAATTGAGGACGAACTGGCGGATGAAATTGATTTGTTATTTGGAAAAATCAAAAAAGAAATTGATTCTGACTATGAATTTAAATATGATTTGATCCGAAATTATGTTTCAGAACTGATTCATTACGGACAAAAACTACAGCCCGCAGAAAAAGTTGGAAATTCACACAATGCCGTAGTAAGAGTAGTTTCTCTGTTTATCGAATTGTTGGAAAGACAGTTTCCCATTGAGTCTTCCAGTCAAAGAATTCAGTTGAAAGTCGCTAAAGACTTTGCCGATCGATTATCGATTCATGTGAATTATTTAAATAAAAATTTAAAGGAAAAAACAGGAAAAACAACCACAGAATTTATTGCAGACCGATTGATTCAGGAAGCAAAAATTCTTTTAAAACAAACCAATTGGAATGTGTCCGAAATTTCTTACGCTTTAGGTTTTGAAGAGGTGGCTCACTTCTCCAATTTTTTCAAACGTAAAACGTCTTTGGCGCCAATGGAATTTCGTGCCTGA
- a CDS encoding SDR family NAD(P)-dependent oxidoreductase: MNNRTKIALVTGGSRGLGKNSALKIAEKGLNVIITYNSNKEEADKTVAEIQALGRKAIAYQLNTKDVKSFDEFVKNVGDHLVENTGSRNIDFLINNAGTALYMPIADVTEEQLDDMVNIHFKGVFFLTQKFLPFMNDNGGIINLSSGLARFAMPGSSVYGSMKAAVDQLSKYMAKELGSRKIKVNAVAPGAIETDFGGGRTRDDEHVNAMVAGNTALGRAGLPDDIGGVVAFLCTDDAGWITAQRIEVSGGMFF; the protein is encoded by the coding sequence ATGAATAATAGAACAAAAATTGCCCTTGTAACAGGCGGAAGTCGCGGATTAGGAAAAAATTCAGCTTTAAAAATTGCAGAAAAAGGATTGAATGTAATTATTACTTACAATTCAAATAAAGAAGAAGCAGATAAAACCGTAGCTGAAATTCAAGCTTTAGGAAGAAAAGCAATTGCTTATCAATTGAATACTAAAGACGTGAAATCATTTGATGAATTCGTTAAAAATGTAGGCGATCATTTAGTAGAAAATACAGGAAGCAGAAATATAGATTTTCTGATTAATAATGCAGGAACAGCTCTATACATGCCGATTGCAGATGTTACTGAAGAACAGTTGGATGATATGGTAAATATTCATTTTAAAGGAGTCTTCTTTTTGACTCAGAAATTCTTGCCATTTATGAATGATAATGGCGGAATTATCAATCTTTCTTCAGGTTTGGCTAGATTTGCAATGCCCGGTTCTTCAGTTTACGGTTCCATGAAAGCGGCAGTTGACCAATTAAGCAAATACATGGCGAAAGAATTAGGGTCAAGAAAAATTAAAGTAAATGCCGTTGCACCGGGAGCAATTGAAACCGATTTTGGTGGCGGAAGAACAAGAGATGATGAACATGTAAATGCGATGGTTGCTGGTAATACGGCTTTAGGAAGAGCTGGATTACCGGATGATATTGGTGGAGTGGTAGCATTTTTATGTACCGACGATGCAGGTTGGATTACTGCACAGAGAATTGAAGTTTCAGGCGGAATGTTTTTCTAA
- the cls gene encoding cardiolipin synthase: MMIKEFLDQFPYILVGIEVLYFAGVFFLAAKIIIDTKTTSKTLAYLMLIVFLPFVGIIIYFVFGVNYRKNKFYTFKIEGNDEVFHRILKYVKETHYTTLNSRKDEVDHFITTINFLYHSGYSPLTQKNKVEVLVNGEEKFAKVFEVIQKAKHHIHLEYYIYENDEVGNKLADLLVLKAKEGVVVRFLYDDMGSGKIGKKLLNRLKEAGVEVSPVNKITFRIFANRVNYRDHRKIIIVDGKEVFTGGINVSDRYINPNPKQYWRDIHLYIKGNGAFYFQYLFLSNWTFATEKIPQISQEYFTYENLDFGNKIVQVAASGPDTKPAIMLSTTSVILSAKEKVYIVTPYFIPVETVFNAIKQVALSGLDVRLMVPKSGDSLIVNAAAYSYYEELLENNVRIFFYKKGFIHAKTMVIDDNFSCVGTANMDVRSQELNFEVNTHIFDKEVNQKLQNVFLGDMDDCDEIIFNEWKKRPKHKVFFEHLARLLSPLI; the protein is encoded by the coding sequence ATGATGATTAAAGAGTTTTTAGATCAGTTTCCCTATATTTTAGTAGGTATTGAAGTTTTATACTTTGCAGGTGTTTTTTTTCTTGCCGCTAAAATAATTATAGATACGAAGACCACGAGCAAGACGTTGGCTTATCTTATGCTGATTGTTTTTTTACCTTTTGTTGGGATTATTATCTACTTTGTATTTGGCGTAAATTATCGAAAAAATAAATTTTACACCTTTAAAATTGAAGGAAATGACGAAGTTTTCCATAGAATTTTAAAGTATGTTAAAGAAACTCATTATACAACACTAAATAGTAGGAAAGATGAAGTGGATCATTTTATAACCACCATTAATTTTCTTTATCATTCAGGATATTCTCCTTTAACACAGAAAAATAAAGTAGAAGTATTGGTGAATGGAGAAGAAAAGTTTGCTAAAGTCTTTGAAGTCATTCAAAAAGCAAAACATCATATCCATTTAGAATATTATATCTATGAAAATGATGAGGTTGGAAATAAACTGGCTGATCTTTTGGTGTTAAAAGCCAAGGAAGGAGTGGTTGTTCGCTTTCTGTATGATGACATGGGGAGTGGAAAAATAGGTAAAAAGCTTTTAAACAGATTAAAAGAAGCGGGTGTTGAAGTTTCTCCGGTGAATAAAATTACTTTTAGAATTTTTGCCAACAGAGTAAATTACCGTGATCACAGAAAAATTATTATTGTAGACGGAAAAGAAGTTTTTACAGGTGGTATCAATGTTTCGGACAGGTATATTAATCCTAATCCTAAACAATATTGGCGAGATATTCATTTGTATATTAAAGGGAATGGAGCTTTCTATTTTCAGTATTTATTCTTGAGTAACTGGACTTTTGCTACTGAAAAAATTCCTCAAATCTCTCAAGAATATTTTACCTATGAAAACCTTGATTTTGGAAATAAAATAGTACAGGTTGCAGCGAGTGGTCCAGATACAAAACCTGCTATCATGCTGAGTACAACCTCGGTTATTCTTTCTGCTAAAGAAAAAGTATATATCGTGACGCCTTATTTTATTCCGGTAGAAACTGTTTTTAATGCGATAAAGCAAGTCGCTCTTTCCGGTTTGGATGTGAGATTAATGGTTCCGAAATCGGGAGATTCTTTAATTGTAAACGCTGCAGCTTATTCTTATTATGAAGAATTGTTAGAAAATAATGTCCGTATTTTCTTTTACAAAAAAGGATTTATTCATGCTAAAACAATGGTGATAGATGATAATTTCTCTTGTGTAGGAACAGCAAATATGGATGTTCGGAGTCAGGAACTTAATTTTGAAGTAAATACACATATTTTTGATAAAGAGGTTAATCAGAAACTACAAAATGTATTTCTTGGTGATATGGATGATTGCGACGAAATAATATTCAATGAATGGAAAAAACGACCAAAGCATAAAGTTTTCTTTGAACATTTAGCAAGATTGCTTTCTCCACTCATTTAA
- a CDS encoding methionine aminotransferase, translating to MIQLPSSKLPNVGTTIFTQMSQLANQHQAINLSQGFPDFETDSELLDLANNFIKKGFNQYAPLGGIMGLKEEIARKIENSHQAIYHPETEITITAGGTQAIFTAIATFVQKDDEVIIFEPAYDCYEPTVELFGGIVKRFQMKAPDYEIDWNVVRNLVSEKTKMIILNNPNNPSGKILKENDIQELISIVKDTNILILSDEVYENIVFDGNKHLSICKYPELKERSILVASFGKLFHITGWKIGYCAAPKALTDEFRKVHQFNVFCVNTPLQMALAEYMKNDEHYNQLNQFFQEKRDFLRQGLAQTSFELLDCEGTYFQALKYDTISDKNDFDFATELTINHKVASIPFSAFYKDKLNENVIRLCFAKKNETLERAIENLAKI from the coding sequence ATGATACAACTTCCTTCTTCGAAACTTCCCAACGTCGGAACCACCATATTTACCCAAATGTCTCAATTGGCCAATCAACATCAGGCTATTAATCTTTCACAAGGTTTTCCGGATTTCGAGACAGATTCTGAATTACTCGATTTAGCGAATAATTTTATTAAAAAAGGATTCAATCAATATGCTCCTTTAGGCGGAATAATGGGTTTAAAAGAGGAAATTGCAAGAAAAATTGAGAACAGCCATCAAGCGATTTATCATCCCGAAACAGAAATTACGATTACCGCAGGCGGAACTCAGGCAATTTTCACTGCGATTGCCACTTTCGTGCAAAAAGATGATGAAGTGATTATTTTTGAACCCGCTTACGATTGTTACGAACCGACTGTAGAGCTTTTCGGAGGAATTGTAAAACGTTTTCAAATGAAAGCTCCGGATTATGAAATTGATTGGAATGTTGTAAGAAATTTGGTTTCAGAAAAAACAAAAATGATTATTCTGAACAACCCGAACAATCCGTCAGGAAAGATTTTAAAGGAAAACGACATTCAGGAATTAATAAGCATTGTAAAAGACACCAATATCTTAATCTTAAGTGACGAAGTCTATGAAAATATTGTTTTTGACGGAAACAAACATTTAAGCATTTGTAAGTATCCTGAACTCAAAGAAAGAAGTATTCTAGTTGCCTCTTTCGGAAAATTATTCCACATCACAGGTTGGAAAATCGGATATTGTGCTGCTCCGAAAGCTTTGACTGATGAATTCAGAAAAGTGCATCAGTTCAATGTTTTCTGCGTGAATACTCCACTTCAAATGGCTTTAGCTGAATACATGAAAAATGACGAACATTACAATCAACTGAATCAGTTTTTTCAGGAAAAAAGAGATTTTTTAAGACAAGGTCTAGCTCAAACTTCATTTGAACTTCTCGATTGTGAAGGAACGTATTTTCAGGCTTTGAAATACGATACAATTTCAGATAAAAATGATTTTGATTTCGCAACAGAATTAACGATTAATCACAAAGTGGCAAGTATTCCGTTTTCGGCTTTTTATAAAGATAAACTGAATGAAAATGTGATTAGGCTGTGTTTTGCAAAAAAGAATGAGACTTTAGAAAGAGCGATTGAAAATTTAGCTAAAATTTAG
- a CDS encoding DNA topoisomerase IV subunit B has product MSQEIQPIYSEDNIRTLDWQEHIRLRPGMYIGKLGDGSSADDGIYILLKEILDNSIDEFRMKSGKRIEIKVDDGKVTIRDFGRGIPLGKVVDAVSKMNTGGKYDSKAFKKSVGLNGVGTKAVNALSDYFRVRSFREGRVKIAEFSRGIITEEHEEKETSDRNGTEISFIPDADIFLHFKYRKEYIARMLRNYSYLNPGLKILFNGETFYSENGLKDLLDEELESDALYPIVHLKDNDIEVAITHTDKSQTETYFSFVNGQNTTQGGTHLNAFREAYVKTIREFFNKSFDASDVRKSIVAAISINVEEPVFESQTKTKLGSNDMGPNGPTVRTFIIDFLKNKLDNFLHKNPEIAEAIQRKILISERERKELSGIQKLARERAKKVSLHNKKLRDCRQHYNDQKAERKAETQIFITEGDSASGSITKSRDVETQAVFSLKGKPLNCYGLTKKVVYENEEFNLLQAALNIEESLEDLRYNQVIIATDADVDGMHIRLLMITFFLQFFPDVIKNGHLFILQTPLFRVRNKKETRYCYSELERVTALNELGKNPEITRFKGLGEISPDEFKHFIGKDIRLEPVVLGKDQTIEQLLEFYMGKNTPDRQVFILENLVVEDQDINKKEILDEVQL; this is encoded by the coding sequence ATGTCACAAGAAATACAACCTATCTATTCTGAAGATAATATCAGAACCCTCGATTGGCAGGAACACATCCGTTTGCGTCCCGGTATGTATATCGGAAAGCTGGGCGATGGCTCGTCTGCTGATGATGGTATTTATATTTTACTGAAAGAAATTCTGGATAACTCTATTGATGAATTCAGGATGAAATCTGGTAAAAGAATCGAAATAAAAGTAGATGACGGAAAAGTCACAATTCGGGATTTTGGGCGTGGAATTCCTTTAGGAAAAGTAGTTGATGCGGTTTCAAAAATGAATACCGGAGGTAAGTACGACAGTAAAGCCTTCAAAAAATCTGTCGGTCTGAATGGCGTAGGTACAAAAGCGGTAAATGCACTTTCAGATTATTTTAGAGTGCGTTCTTTCCGTGAAGGTAGAGTGAAAATTGCCGAGTTTTCTCGTGGAATAATTACCGAAGAGCACGAAGAAAAAGAAACATCAGATAGAAATGGTACCGAAATTTCCTTCATTCCTGATGCAGATATTTTTCTTCATTTTAAGTACAGAAAAGAGTATATCGCAAGAATGCTCCGCAACTACTCGTATCTGAATCCTGGGTTGAAAATTCTTTTTAATGGAGAGACTTTCTATTCTGAAAACGGATTGAAAGATCTTTTGGATGAAGAGTTGGAAAGCGATGCATTGTATCCGATTGTTCATTTGAAAGACAATGATATTGAAGTTGCAATCACGCATACAGACAAGTCGCAAACAGAAACCTATTTTTCATTCGTAAACGGACAAAATACAACACAAGGTGGAACACATTTGAATGCTTTCCGTGAAGCTTATGTAAAAACAATCCGTGAATTTTTTAATAAAAGTTTTGATGCTTCTGATGTAAGAAAATCAATTGTTGCAGCCATTTCTATCAACGTTGAAGAACCTGTTTTTGAATCTCAGACGAAAACAAAGTTAGGTTCGAATGATATGGGACCGAATGGACCGACTGTTCGTACTTTTATCATTGATTTCCTAAAAAATAAATTAGATAATTTTTTACATAAAAATCCTGAAATTGCTGAAGCAATTCAGAGAAAAATTTTAATTTCAGAAAGAGAAAGAAAAGAACTCTCAGGAATTCAGAAACTAGCAAGAGAAAGAGCAAAAAAAGTTTCTCTTCACAATAAAAAGCTTCGTGACTGCAGACAGCATTACAACGACCAAAAAGCTGAAAGAAAGGCAGAAACGCAGATTTTTATTACCGAGGGAGATTCTGCATCTGGATCGATCACAAAATCGAGAGATGTTGAAACGCAGGCTGTGTTTTCATTAAAAGGTAAACCTTTGAACTGTTATGGTTTAACTAAAAAAGTGGTTTATGAAAATGAAGAATTCAACTTGTTGCAGGCTGCTTTAAATATTGAAGAAAGTCTTGAGGATCTACGTTACAATCAGGTCATAATTGCAACTGATGCCGATGTCGACGGAATGCACATCAGACTTTTGATGATTACATTTTTCCTTCAGTTTTTCCCTGATGTGATTAAAAACGGACATTTATTTATTCTTCAGACACCATTATTCAGAGTTAGAAACAAAAAAGAAACAAGATATTGTTATTCTGAGCTTGAAAGAGTGACAGCTCTGAACGAGTTAGGTAAAAATCCGGAAATTACCCGATTTAAAGGGTTAGGAGAAATTTCACCAGATGAATTTAAACATTTTATTGGAAAAGATATCCGTTTGGAACCTGTTGTATTGGGAAAAGATCAAACTATTGAGCAACTTTTAGAATTCTATATGGGAAAAAACACACCCGACCGACAAGTATTTATTCTTGAAAATTTGGTAGTTGAAGATCAGGATATTAACAAAAAAGAAATTTTAGATGAAGTACAGCTTTAA
- a CDS encoding DNA gyrase/topoisomerase IV subunit A: protein MIEDNSHEGESLKKVSGLYKDWFLDYASYVILDRAIPSVYDGFKPVQRRIMHSMRELEDGRYNKVANVVGNTMKYHPHGDASITDAMVGIGQRELLIDTQGNWGNIYTGDSAAAARYIEARLTPFALEVVFNPKTTEWSKSYDGRNNEPVDLPVKFPLLLAQGVEGIGVGLSTKILPHNFNELITASVAYLKGKSFQVFPDFLTAGFLDVSEYNDGHRGGKVRARAKISQVDKHTLMISELPFSKTTTDLIDSVLKANEKGKIKIKKIEDNTSDKVEILIYLHNEVSPDKTIDALYAFTDCQVTISPNACVIVGDKPMFLDVSTILKMNTDHTVSLLKKELEIELHELQESWHFSSLERIFIENRIYHDIEEVKSWDEVLKTIDVGLKPHTTHLLREVTEEDILRLTEIRIKRISRFDLDKFKENIASLEGKIEQVKFHLANLIAYAIDYYLNIQKKYGKDRERKTELRIFDTIDASKVAVANEKFYANFEEGFIGTSLKKDQYLFDCSDIDDIITFRKDGTMKVVKVEAKTFIGKDIQHVAIWKKNDKRTVYNMIYREGRDGPYYMKRFSVTAVTRNTDYHLGSDKRGSDMLYFSANPNGEAEVVTVLLKPNPRIRKNKMEIDFSELAIKGRDSRGNLVTKYSVKKVDLKEEGISTLAPRKIWFDETVRRLNADARGTLLGNFKGDDKILIINAQGEAKLVSFDLGNRFDDEYIVLEKWRPNQPITCIYYDGEKDMYFIKRFLLENNTNLQTFMPSEHPKSFIERIIVANNTTAEIIFAKDKGKDRESETVNIDEFIAVKGIKAIGNQFTKFKVKNINITIPEPEEEEPEVYEEPDFTSSNDDGAIGNLFGNDDNENTTE from the coding sequence ATGATAGAAGACAACTCTCACGAAGGCGAAAGCTTAAAAAAAGTTTCAGGACTGTACAAAGACTGGTTTCTGGATTATGCATCTTATGTAATTTTAGATAGAGCCATTCCGTCTGTTTATGATGGTTTCAAGCCTGTACAGCGTAGAATTATGCATTCTATGCGCGAATTAGAAGACGGGCGGTATAATAAAGTGGCCAATGTTGTTGGGAATACGATGAAATATCACCCTCATGGTGATGCCTCTATTACTGATGCAATGGTAGGAATTGGGCAGAGAGAATTGTTGATTGACACTCAGGGAAACTGGGGAAACATTTATACAGGAGATTCTGCAGCTGCAGCAAGATATATTGAGGCAAGATTAACACCCTTTGCTTTGGAAGTAGTTTTTAATCCGAAAACTACAGAATGGTCTAAGTCTTATGACGGTAGAAATAACGAACCGGTAGATTTACCCGTAAAATTCCCGTTGCTTTTAGCACAGGGTGTTGAAGGAATTGGGGTTGGGCTTTCTACTAAAATTCTTCCGCATAATTTTAATGAATTAATTACGGCCTCAGTTGCCTATTTAAAAGGGAAGAGTTTTCAAGTTTTTCCTGATTTTCTTACAGCAGGATTTCTGGATGTTTCTGAATATAACGACGGCCACAGAGGAGGAAAAGTAAGAGCCAGAGCAAAGATTTCTCAGGTCGACAAACATACTTTGATGATCTCTGAGCTTCCTTTTTCTAAAACAACAACAGATTTAATTGATTCTGTGTTGAAAGCCAATGAAAAAGGTAAAATTAAAATCAAAAAAATTGAAGACAATACTTCAGATAAAGTTGAGATTCTGATCTATCTTCACAACGAAGTTTCGCCAGATAAAACGATTGATGCTTTGTATGCATTTACCGACTGTCAGGTGACCATTTCGCCAAACGCCTGTGTAATTGTCGGTGACAAACCGATGTTCCTTGATGTTTCTACGATTCTTAAAATGAATACCGATCACACCGTTTCTTTGCTTAAAAAAGAACTGGAAATCGAGCTTCATGAGTTACAGGAAAGCTGGCATTTTTCATCTTTGGAAAGAATTTTTATCGAAAACAGAATTTACCACGACATCGAAGAGGTAAAAAGTTGGGATGAGGTTCTGAAAACCATTGATGTTGGTTTAAAACCTCATACGACACATCTTTTAAGAGAAGTTACCGAAGAAGATATTTTAAGGCTGACTGAAATTAGAATTAAAAGAATTTCAAGATTTGATTTAGATAAATTTAAAGAAAATATTGCTTCATTAGAAGGTAAAATAGAACAGGTAAAATTCCATTTGGCCAATCTGATTGCGTATGCTATTGATTATTATCTGAATATTCAGAAAAAATACGGAAAAGACCGAGAAAGAAAAACGGAATTAAGAATTTTTGATACAATTGATGCATCAAAAGTAGCCGTTGCCAATGAAAAATTCTATGCTAATTTTGAGGAAGGCTTCATTGGAACTTCTTTGAAAAAAGACCAATATTTATTTGACTGTTCAGACATCGACGATATTATTACGTTTAGAAAAGACGGAACCATGAAAGTGGTAAAAGTGGAAGCGAAAACTTTCATCGGAAAAGACATTCAGCACGTTGCTATCTGGAAAAAGAATGATAAACGTACCGTCTACAATATGATTTATCGTGAAGGAAGAGACGGACCTTATTATATGAAACGTTTTTCGGTAACTGCGGTCACAAGAAATACAGATTATCATTTAGGTTCTGATAAAAGAGGTTCTGATATGCTTTATTTTTCAGCAAATCCGAATGGCGAAGCTGAAGTGGTAACTGTTTTATTAAAGCCGAATCCGAGGATTCGAAAAAATAAAATGGAAATCGATTTCTCTGAATTAGCCATTAAAGGCAGAGATTCAAGAGGAAATTTGGTGACCAAATATTCCGTAAAGAAAGTTGACCTAAAAGAAGAAGGTATTTCTACTTTAGCTCCAAGAAAAATATGGTTTGATGAAACCGTAAGAAGACTCAACGCAGATGCAAGAGGAACTTTATTGGGGAATTTTAAAGGAGACGATAAAATATTGATCATTAATGCCCAAGGAGAAGCAAAATTAGTAAGTTTCGATCTTGGAAACCGTTTTGATGACGAATATATCGTTCTTGAAAAATGGCGACCAAATCAGCCTATAACCTGCATTTATTATGATGGAGAAAAGGATATGTATTTCATCAAAAGATTTTTGCTTGAAAACAATACCAACTTGCAGACCTTTATGCCTTCAGAACATCCGAAATCTTTTATTGAAAGGATTATTGTAGCCAATAATACAACGGCAGAAATTATTTTCGCAAAAGATAAAGGTAAAGACCGAGAATCTGAAACGGTAAATATTGACGAGTTTATTGCTGTAAAAGGAATTAAAGCCATCGGAAATCAGTTTACGAAATTTAAAGTTAAAAATATCAACATCACTATTCCTGAACCTGAGGAAGAAGAGCCGGAAGTATACGAAGAACCAGATTTTACTTCTTCAAACGATGATGGAGCAATAGGAAATTTGTTCGGAAATGATGATAACGAAAATACTACAGAATGA
- a CDS encoding rhomboid family intramembrane serine protease translates to MNIIILIIAITAIISFIAFNNKEIFEKYKFNVGAIQHRKEYIRLLSAGFLHADIMHLLFNMMTLYFFGPVILEGFGNIGFLIIYFGSILLGNIFSLFIYQKQPWYSAIGASGGVSGILFAAIAMMPNIGIYFFFIPIPIPGFIFGLLYFSYSVYMMLNPKQWDNLGHAAHLGGAFFGLVYAVIIQPQSAIHNSMFIGIMSLPLIYLAYEIFIRKRIG, encoded by the coding sequence ATGAATATCATAATATTAATTATTGCTATTACTGCAATTATCAGTTTTATCGCGTTTAATAACAAAGAGATATTTGAAAAATATAAATTCAATGTTGGAGCTATTCAGCATAGAAAAGAATATATAAGATTACTTTCAGCAGGATTTCTGCATGCAGATATAATGCATTTATTGTTTAATATGATGACTTTATATTTCTTTGGTCCTGTCATTTTAGAGGGATTTGGAAATATAGGATTTCTTATTATTTATTTTGGATCTATTCTTTTAGGAAATATTTTTTCATTATTTATTTATCAAAAACAGCCTTGGTATTCGGCGATTGGAGCAAGTGGTGGAGTTTCGGGGATTTTATTTGCAGCGATTGCAATGATGCCCAATATCGGAATTTACTTCTTTTTTATACCTATTCCAATTCCCGGTTTTATATTTGGACTATTATATTTCAGCTATTCTGTTTATATGATGCTTAATCCTAAACAATGGGATAATTTGGGACATGCTGCACATTTAGGAGGTGCATTTTTCGGACTTGTGTATGCTGTGATTATTCAGCCTCAAAGTGCAATTCACAACTCTATGTTTATTGGCATTATGTCACTCCCGCTGATTTATTTGGCGTACGAGATATTTATAAGAAAAAGAATTGGCTAG